The Solanum dulcamara chromosome 6, daSolDulc1.2, whole genome shotgun sequence genome contains the following window.
AACATAGCATGTTCAAGTCattaacaacaaaaatatgatttattttatactTCATTGAATAAATACATTATGACTTatatcttcttttttcctcattaattttattttgaatagttgaaactattattctttttcataagagtaatttgaagaaaaagtaGTGGAGAGAGAGAAAcaactggaaaaaaaatgagttaaagatgTAATTTTAGGAAGACACGAGTTCCGTTAATATAAACCTAAgttatttgtataaaaaatGAACAAAGACCAAACCTGATAagtttttgaatatatatatatacttaaaaaattaaaatcgatAAATGTATAATTAACAGACTAAAATCGATAAGCGTATCATTAAGAAACTAAGCctgattaaatttttaaatagttAAAGAACTAAATTCAATAAATGCCTAATTAATGGTCATTTTAGACCTACTGGACTATTTATgacattttcttatttttgtagAGCCTATTTAAACCCTCCTAAAACCTTCCTCCTAGATTTATCAATCGGCCTTCGATTCACTGCGCCAAAGTTCCTTCTAATTTATGGTTATCATCTTTGAACACCcatcttttattctttttttttttcccttcacCCATTTCCTATCTGCACTTACTGTCCTGACTATTTAAACTGAATGATTCTTGGGGTGTTTCAAGAATGTTACTTTTTTCACAAATTACATATACAGATATAGATAAATAGGTTCAGATTTAAAATGGGTATATAGATAATAATAAAGTTTTAGTATTTATGTTGCATAATTTTCTGAGATTGAGGTGGTTTTAGTTTAGAGCTAACAGTTGTACGTAATTATAGTGCtcaatttatgatatttttttttgaaaaagattgCTTTTTTTTTATGACAGAGATGTAGGGGAAGGGGAAATGGGGAAAGGGATTATAAGGTGAGGAATCGAGAAAGTTTAGATAGCCAACCGACTGAGTTGCTAAAATCCTGtatgtattttctttttcacttcTAAATGAGAGGAAGAACCTTCTTTACGAAGTCTTTGTCAGTATTTAAGTTACAGGGTCAATATTCAATCAGTTTTTCATCCATTGCTTACAAGTCTTTTGATGATCTCAAGACTTGTATTGTATCACTTCAATCATTTGCTAATGACAAGGACCTCACAGGAGGGAAACAAGTTCATTGCCACATGCTTAGATGTGGTCATTTGGATTTATCTCCAGTGCCTACAACTAGCCTTATTAACATGTACTCGAAATGCAATTCGATATCCAATGCGTTATCTGTATTCTATACTTCACCACTTGATCATAATGTGTTTGTTTATAATGCTATAATAGCAGGGTTAATTGCCAATGATTTGCCTAAAAGTGCTTTTGAAATCTATTTCAAAATGAGACTAGGTGGTGTCATGCCTGATAAGTTCACTTTCCCTTGTGTGCTTAAGGCTTGTAAAAATGAAGTAGACGTGAAAAAGATTCACGGGTTAGTTTTTAAACTTGGGCTAGAAGTTGATTTGTTCATCGGCAGTGCTTTGTTGCACGGTTATCTGATGTATAGGATGGTGGATTTTGCGTTAGATGTGTTTGAGGATTTGCCGGAGAGGGAAGATGTTGTGATTTGGAATGCCATGATCAATGGCTATGCTCAAACTGCTGAGTTTGGTAGTGCTTTGATGGTTTTTAGGTGGATGATTGAGGATGGAGTTATTCCCAACAGGTTTAGCATAACGGGTGTACTTTCAGCTCTGGCAAATTATGGGGAAGTTTATAATGGAAAGGTGATACATGGGTTTGTGATAAAAAAAGGATTTGATTTGGGGGTTGCGATTTCTAATGCATTAATAGACATGTATGGTAAATGTAGCTGTGTTGCTAACGCTTTTGAGGTTTTCGAGACAATGGATGATAAGGATATATTTTCATGGAACTCAATAATTTGTGTGCATGAACAATGTGGTAATCACGAGGGAACTTTGAGGCTTTTCAAAAGGATGTTGTCCGCTAGAGTTAGTCCTGATTTGGTGACTGTCACCACTGCACTTCCTGCCTGTGCTCATTTAGCAGCATTGAGGCATGGTAGAGAGATTCATGCATACGTGATTGTTAATGGTCTAAGGAAAGATACTGCTGACAAAGAATATGACGATACTTACATTGACAATGCAATTTTGGACATGTATGCCAAATGTGGAAGCATGCGTGAGGCTAAGCTGATCTTTGAtatgatgaatttcaaagatGTGGCATCGTGGAACATTATGATTAAGGGGTATGGCGTGCACGGATTTGGCATCAAGGCATTAGAATTGTTCTCTGATATGTGTAAGGCAAAATTGAGGCCTGATGATGTCACATTTGTTGGGGTTTTGTCAGCTTGCAGCCATTCAGGCCTTGTAAAACAGGGGAGAGAATTTCTTGCCCAAATGCAGCCGAAGTATGGTGTTGTGCCTTCTATTGAACATTACACCTCTGTGATTGACATGCTAGGTCGTGCTGGGCAGCTTGAAGCTgcttatgagttgttattaacAATGCCCATTAAGACCAATTCTGTAATATGGAGAGCTCTCTTGGCTGCCTGCCGTCTCCATGGTAATGATGATCTTGCTAAGGTTGCTGCAAAACAGGTACTTGATCTTGAACCAGATCATTGTGGAAGTTATGTCATATTATCAAATGTTTATGGACAAACTGGTCGCTATGAAGAGGTATTAGAGATAAGAGATGCAATGAAGCTACAAAATGTAAGGAAGACACCTGGTTGCAGCTGGATTGAACTTCATAATGGTGTCCATGTCTTTATAACTGCTGATAAGTCACATCCTGAAGGCAACCTTATTTATGCTGGATTGAATTCTTTAACTGCTCGGTTGCGTGAGCATGGTTATACACCAGAATCTGATGCCTTGGAGAGAAGTCCATGATATTCCAGACTTATTCTCCATCATCCTAGATGAAGATTCCTGAAGCACTGACTGAAAGCAATATCTCTTTTTGAAACCTAGCAAGTGTGTGAGTTAGTTTTGCTTCTCATGGAAACCAATGTCTATGCATGCTGGTGCTGTGAAAACAGTCCGAGTTATCTGTGTGCTTTTGCATATAAACTTTCCACTGAAAAATGAAAAGTATGTTTTCTTCACTTTTGGAGCATCTCATTTTGCAGCATCTACTATAACCAGGGGGATATTTAATGCAACTAAGGACTATGCTTCTCCTTTTGATGGTGACGGTCATGGAATGTAAGTGTTCACTATCATGGGCATTTCCACTGCGGCTTTTTTGTAGGCTTATTTGGTATTCAGAACGTGCACACTGAATGTTGTTACTCGTTATCATAATCAATATGTTTCGAGGAGCTGATTGGGATTGTTTAAGTAATTCCATTTCTTCTGAAGTATAATTTTTAGCGATCTACCTACTTTATATATGAATTCTGGTCATCAAACTTCTTTGTAAGAATAAGTCTTGAAAATGGTGAAGGAAATGCTTAAGTATTCTGGGAAAATGCCATTAACTTTTTTTTGCCGGCAAAAGCAGGGTATTTAAGTTGATAAGGATAGAAGGAAGGGCCCATTATTCCCTGAGTGTTGAATCATGCCTCACTGGCCCTTGGGGATTTCTggctttataaaaaaaataaatgaaaatggTGAAGGAAATGCTGAAGTATAGGTTCTGTGAAAATTGCCAGCATTTTGGTCGGCTATAGCTTTTTTCTTTTCCAGATTTTCAAATACTAATCATTTGTTTCTCTGCATCCTACCAACTTTGATCTTTTATTAACCTTACCTTGACACTAAATGTGAAGCTACAGTAGGTTCCTAAGAAAGCCTGCATTAGGCATTCTATAAAGCAGTTGATACGTCTCTCCTTTAGGTTTAAATTTTGGATCTTTTGCTTAAACCTGTAAAATAATCTCTTAGCCAAAGTTAAAATAGTGGGAACCCCAAAATTCTGCTGTTCAACTTCAGTAACTACCTTCATCTTCAAACACGTACATGACAATGATATTAACATTTTAGTCCTACTTTAGAAACAATAACAAAACAAGTACTCGTCAGTTCCAAACAAGGTGGGttggctatatgaatcctcattgACCATGTTTCTCCATTTAAATTCATCTCAGGcctacttttttattttaaaaaaggagGAAACTTTATGGGCCTACCCCAGACTAGCGCTTTTTGATCAAGGCCTCTCTAATGCCTCTTTTAGGATATGtaaaattcttattttgttaGTCGCAATGGATCGTTCATGGAACTATCAAGAGTTGAGCATCTCTATGAAACTGTACGAATGTGGTGCAGTCTGCACGATGAGGAAGATGCTATAGCCAATATCTCTTGTGAAAATTCACTCGCTGGGGGTTCATTTATTTTAAATGTTAAATTTTCCACCTTTCCATCAATAAAGTCAGAAAGAATACAATTCAACAGCCACAAGAAGATTCCAATGTCTAATTTGGTGACAGATTCCTGATTTGAAACCTTGCTGATATCAAATATTTTGTCTGACTAATAATTGGTAATTGAACAGCCAGGCTTTGGTTTTTAAGGTTCCAAAGAacacaaagaaaagagaagcaATGGAACGAAAAGAAAGCATCTTGCTTGATTTGAACTTTCTTGAGATCATCAATTTGTTATGTTTGAGAATTCAGTTGTCTTTACTGCAAGCTTAAAGTTACTGAAAATAGCATCTGCAACCAAGTGCCTTGAATTTCTTAATTTAACAGCCATATTGCTTTTATTGCTGCAGGGAACCATGGGATCCCCATTATTGTAGCTGGACATAACTTTGGAAATACTAGTGGAATATCTCCTCGTTCACAGTAAGAAATTAGAAGTTAATTATTAAGCTACTTCGGAACTtatgtcaaaagaaagacaaGTACACTGCTACAATGGGCTACAGGAACTTCATGGAGACCATTCCTAAACAGGCATCATGGATCTTACTGAAGATCATGAAGACATCTAAGTATTTCACAGAAGCAGGACATGAACCAGTTCCCAACAACAGTTCTATCAGAAGATTAGAGGAGAGTTTCCAAAGGTGGAGTGGAAGAAACTGGTATGCAATAACCTTGGAATTCCTAAGTGGCCATGGAAGATGATTTGGAAAACCAAAGAACCTACGAAAGAAGCTTTTTTTGGTTGGCTAGCAGCTAGGGATGCTTGCCAAACACAACACAAGTTACTAAGGAGAGGATTTTCCTTGTGCAGTAGATGCTATTTCTGCAATTCAGAGGAGGAAACAGTTGAACATCTTTTCATGCATTGCAGATTTTCAAGACAATGTTGGGAACTTTTCTTTAGAATAATGGGCGTATCTTTGGGTGTTACCAGAGAAAATCAGTAGCTTGTTGGAAGTATAGCGATCTGTTTGAGGATGTCTGAGGTGGTGCCGATCTGTTTTCTGACCTCTCACTAAGAAAAGGGTAATTTGTGTAGTTTATATAGTGCCTACAACTTTTACTTGTCTTGAGGATTCCTTGGTATGATTAGCTATTATCTAGCTTCAATTAGCATCATAAACGGGTTTTTAAGTACCATTTTTATGTGCGCGCAAACTGTCCCAGACAGGAGGAAACGACCATCATTAAAAAAACTGTACTGTTTGTTATGTCGTGACTAAATAGAAAAGAACTAACAACCCAAGCTTTTATCGCTGAAATAATGAATTTGAATACTTCTATCTTCCAGGTGCTCACAACTATTTACGGAATACATATAACATGCTTCATCTATCCTTAAAAATATATTGTGTTTAAGAAAGTTGTTTATATTGAAATTCTATCTGATCCTGGAATGCTGCttcacaatataattttttttaagaattccAGTCATTCCGATTAAACTCCATTGAGGCTTTCCGTtgcattattatttatttgtttctaACTGTAGCATTCTTTATTTGATGTCTTATCTAAGGAGCTCTGAGATTTTACTACTTTGGCTAATGCAGGTGTGAGGCCAGAAGATCATTCCTACACAATACAAACTGGTACTGGTGGTATGCTCTCATTTTTTCTCCTAAAAGGTTACAGGCTTGCAGGTTGCAGCAGTGTTTTTCCCTTCCATTTGTGCTCTGGGGCCAGTGCTCAAAGTCTAAATGTTGCTTCAATTATCTGGCAGCGATTGGCAGTAGATGCTTAAAAGGATTTAAAAGTTTTTATGGAACATCATATCGGCTAATCTT
Protein-coding sequences here:
- the LOC129891356 gene encoding pentatricopeptide repeat-containing protein At3g14730, encoding MRGRTFFTKSLSVFKLQGQYSISFSSIAYKSFDDLKTCIVSLQSFANDKDLTGGKQVHCHMLRCGHLDLSPVPTTSLINMYSKCNSISNALSVFYTSPLDHNVFVYNAIIAGLIANDLPKSAFEIYFKMRLGGVMPDKFTFPCVLKACKNEVDVKKIHGLVFKLGLEVDLFIGSALLHGYLMYRMVDFALDVFEDLPEREDVVIWNAMINGYAQTAEFGSALMVFRWMIEDGVIPNRFSITGVLSALANYGEVYNGKVIHGFVIKKGFDLGVAISNALIDMYGKCSCVANAFEVFETMDDKDIFSWNSIICVHEQCGNHEGTLRLFKRMLSARVSPDLVTVTTALPACAHLAALRHGREIHAYVIVNGLRKDTADKEYDDTYIDNAILDMYAKCGSMREAKLIFDMMNFKDVASWNIMIKGYGVHGFGIKALELFSDMCKAKLRPDDVTFVGVLSACSHSGLVKQGREFLAQMQPKYGVVPSIEHYTSVIDMLGRAGQLEAAYELLLTMPIKTNSVIWRALLAACRLHGNDDLAKVAAKQVLDLEPDHCGSYVILSNVYGQTGRYEEVLEIRDAMKLQNVRKTPGCSWIELHNGVHVFITADKSHPEGNLIYAGLNSLTARLREHGYTPESDALERSP